Within the Triplophysa dalaica isolate WHDGS20190420 chromosome 2, ASM1584641v1, whole genome shotgun sequence genome, the region AGCGGACGAGCCCGAGTCAAAGATGGGCAAAACCGACATGGCGGGAGTCAAAGCAGCCAACGGTATCAAACCACAGTTCATGTGTGTCGCTGTAACGTTTGTGTCTGAGCGTCTTTGTTAAATCAGTGTTGTGATGTTTCAGAGGCCACAGGCAGGAAACATGCGCAGGAATCTGAGAAGAAGACCGCTCCTGCTGTGAGTGTTTGAactgaaatgtgattttcatgTCCAGATCCTGAGCACAGCATTaaagtttctctctctctgtcttttcagGAATCTAAACCGGCTGACAGTGGAGAAAGTTCTGGTAAGTTTCtattttcaaaacatctcaCGGGGTTGGGTGTTTCTCGGTCTAACTCATGTCTGTCTCTCCTCAGCTCCGTCCAATCAGGAAGAGAGTTCCCATTCCAAATCAAAGGGGAAACCGACTCCTTCCCCTTCATCCAAAATCAGAAAGAGAAGGGGTTTCTTTGAGAGGTCAGGGGTCAAAGTCTCAGCTCACCGGTCAGTTTTTCGTCCGTCTATGTTGAATCCCTGTGAAGTGTTTTGTGGCTCACGGACACGTCTCTCTATGCTGCCATTcttcagggtggcgttcgcttGCTCCGTCTGTAAGTTCCGCTCCTTCTACAGCGAGGACATGGCCACCCATCTGGAGAGCAAATTCCACAAAGATCACTTCAAGTTTTTGGCCGGTCAGCTGTCTAAACCCACCACTGACTTTCTGCAGGTACCTCGTGTTCAGAATCAACTGATGTTAGACCCGTTTCTCTAGTTTCATCACTGATGGAGAGTAATACTGTGGGAATTGTCAGCCAGGTTTTGTTGTAAGAAAGCATTTCGTTTTTTTGTAGAAATGGAATGCAATTTTGTGTGATTTGTAGGAGTATTTGAACAATAAGTATAAGAAGACTGAGCAAAGGGTCAGTCAGATGGAGAATCACAGCGCCACCATCTGTCAGGTGTTCAGAGAGCAGGACCTGACACGAGGTGCGTTTTTTTTGCCATGATTTTAACTTCTTACCAAACACTGGGAGGAGGAGGGGGGCGTGATTCTGTGCGTTCCTGGTCTGTGCCGTTCTCATCCCTCTCTCTGTGATCTCATTTCCTGTCCGTGTGTTTAGATATCGGTATGGAGCACTTCATGAAGAAGGTGGAGGCAGCTCACTGTGCGGCGTGTGACGTTTTCATTCCCATGCAGTACCCCCTGATTCAGAAGCACCTTAAATCACATGACCACAACTATAACCGCAAGGTACGACCTCACCCGTCCAGCCGCTGGAACgtcttttattaaagtaatgtGTGATGATGAGTCTGTGACCGACCGTTTCCTGTGTGAGTCAGGGTATGATGGAGCAGTCGAAGAGGGCCAGTCTGTCCGTAGCTCGCAGCATCCTCAACCACAAGGTCATCGGAAAGAAACTAGAGAGCTACCTGAAGGTTTGtgtctctctcgttctctctcacTGGCAAAAAACTGAATTGGGTCATTAAAGGTTGATTTGTTGTTCGGCAGGGTGAAAACCCGTTCATTGGTAACCAGGATGACAATGACCCCGAGGATTCCATGATGGAGATGTCCGAATCTGACCTCACTACTGAAAGCCTGAATGAGGTGAAGCTGGAAGAGGCGGAGCGTGCAGAAGAAGAGGCGGAGCGTGCAGAAGAAGAGGCGGAGCGTGCAGAAGAAGAGGCGGAGCGTGCAGAAGAAGAGGCGGAGCGTGCAGAAGAAGAGGCGGAGCGTGCAGAAGAAGAGGCGGAGCGTGCAGAAGAAGAGGCGGAGCGTGCAGAAGAGGCAGAGCCtgaggagggggaggaggggaCTGAAGAGGAAGAGGGTCAACCTGCAACCGAAGCTGTCGGGAATGGTGAGGGGCATGAGGAGGAACAGAAGATGGACATGCGTGAAGCAGGAGAGGAGGAGGGTGTGGAGGTGggtgaggaggaggaggggacCGCCACTGAGCTCAATGACATCGGAGGAGAAGCGACTGGAGACTCTGCAGCCGCTGAGTAACTTTATGAAGCTGCTGTTGATCTGGTATCGAGTAGTCAATTTAAAATCTTCAGCTTTTGGACCAATCAGACTAAAGCTTATTTTTAGCCAATCACAGGCTTGCCCTCCTTGTGCAGTTCATGATCCTTTCGTCTGTGGAATGATTCATTTCATCTTTCATGTGTGATGTTTGAAAGCAGGTTTGCGTCTGTGTCGTTGCCAGATTCACAGGATTTGAATTCCTGCTTTCATTCTTTATCATTATTcctttgtatttaatttttttgcgtTTGGAATAGAAATGAGATTATTGTATGATTTTTAAATTTGCCATGCATATTCTCTGGTGTCAACAAAATAAACCTTTTGTGACGTTATTTCTTTGTgatggtgattttttttatgtgctgCAGTGAAAGCTTAACAGTGATTTCTCCActgaaatgtaaacacactttttaGCCCAttcatgaggtttgtactgatgTAGGCATTGATTTTGAGATAATGTGATAGTTGATGAGATAGGAAAAGGTATAATATAGGATTGgtgttgtattttcatttacttcagtttatCACAGTGTAttgaataatattaaattagACCTTAACAGTATCATAATATTCATTTTCCAAAATCACAACTAATAAGCTCAGTGAATTgagctgtgacacgtcagaggagatctggtccTCCTggctgagtctggtttctccaGAGGttcttttctccatttatttatcagtgTTCTgttatcattatttaaaatgttctgaagctcatgtgttcatgtcctcatacaGCGCAGACAAGGAAAAGTTCATGAGCATCACGTGTGTACGCAGAACATCCAGATGGcatgtttaaataacaggattcggGGTGCACAAGTCCGCATCTAGTTAAATGGACTCAATGCAGCCGGACAACAAGTTTCACTCGCAAAACTAAAGCTAAGTAAAATAGCGGAGCGCCCTAACGTCACACAGaaacaagcaaaacattaaaagcactTCAAACAAACAAGCGGCACTGCACCTGTCAAACTGTAtcaatacataaatgtatatgtcGCACTGTACAGCACTGTTAGGTGCGCTATTCAGACAGGAGAAATATTGCCGAATGAAGTCCAAAAAGTTCGGAAGCACAATGTTCCTCCCACCATGCTAAAGTCCCGTTCAGATTGGTCAGGGTATATTCTGGCAAACTGTTTCCCGATCACGTTTTTCAATCGGCAAAGCAGTCTGTATCACACGCCGTTTACCAACACAAGATGGATATTCGCAAAGCAAATCGGCCGTGTCTGATTTCCCAGCGCTACACTATCGATTTGAATTTGAAACGAGAAGCAGGAGACGGAAGAGGCGGGTCTCTGTGtgaaaatttcaaagtaaaagttgTAAACGTTCGAACGTAAACCGCACATGATTGGTCAATGTAGGTAAGGTAACCCGCGCGTCAGTCTGAATGCAGAAAGCATATCTTTAACTCGACACACCCGTTACTATGAGTTTATTAACCtataaaactttataatacCATGTAGGAAAATGGACACACAGATACATATAGAGCTTGGAATGCAGAGGGGAATTCAAAAGagaaatttaagaaaattatgttgtttaattattgtatatttatttttgatgagCAATGTCGTACAGGTTTTAGACTTctggctatttaaaaaaaagtaactCTTATAATTATTGCGTTTATCCCACAACGCACATCACTTTGCAAAAGCacaagattatgtttttttttaccaataccAGCATGTCCAATGCTTAAGTAAAATtggttttatacaaaaagtTATTGTTGCATAATATATTTTAGATAAAATATTGTCGGGTTAGgtcttaattaaaataattactaGATGAATCCGTTGTTTGAATCGGTTCAATGAAATCAATAATGACTCGCCACTATTCACATATTATGACTTACTTCGGTAGTAGCGACAACTATTGGCGgtttaaatttaaactttatttctattaattctattaatctattaatttcaacgttctgtttttaaaatgcactaaaTCATTTACAGGATACGAAAGACTGCGTTTTTTTCAAGGTCTGAGTTTTTGTTTCTTGGTATGCTCTGTTAATTCgtatttatttgagtgtttattcaaCAGGAACAATGCAAGATAACATTACAGATGCTCTACACACAGACTTCTAGCCAATGGATAATTTTGCAGCCCCAGTCTATGGATAGgcttttgaaatacagtaaaataaaagtgtaaaatgacaagaacagtaattataacaaaaatctgaaaccgTATACAACCATAAATGTTCACAAtcctgcttttattttaaccattaaATCATAAGGCTGATGCATGGATTAATATCATAATTTGATTAATTGTAAACGTTTTAGGTTTATCTGTACCAAATTCTATAAGGggtatgtaattttatttaaatattccagCAATGgcttattttaacccagcagtgtgttctgtcaaatatttaatcatgggtcaaaacaacccagcacGTTTTAGAGTGTTCATATATACACTGctcaaaaaaatgaaggaaacCCTTATCATCGCAGTATAACACCAGATCAGTTAACCTTCAGGAATATCAATCAACCTGTGACCTAAGCATAAGTGATTTTGaaccatttttacagtttttggtgcaaataaaagtgacaacaggTATACTGGAGAGTCAACCGCAAGGGTGGTCTGGGGTGGACCATCCTTAGGGGGTCACACAGACCTCATGTGCTATGGGGATGAAATcctcagatgtgttttcagaccttATGCTGGTGCAGTGCAGGGTCCTCCTGGTGCATGATAATGCCCAACCACTTGTGACCAGAGTCTGTTGACAGTTTCTGGATGATGAAGGCATTGATGCCATTGACTGGCCCTCATGTTACCCAGACCTAAATCCAGTTGAGACCCTCTGTGATCTTGTAAATCCGAAGCTGTCAATTAACACCATAGACTGTCAAGGGGCTCACTTATACTCTGATCCAAATCCAACTCACAGAGGAAGTCCCCCAAGGCAAAAGATCTGACAACAGATCTGAGCATTTCATCCCCTTATAGTCCTCCACAGACAACCATTGCTGTTGCCTCTCTAtcacttttatttgctttatgcAATTGAAACTGATTAACCATCAGTCATGCATCCTTGGTATTATTCTGTGCTGATTATAAGTTTTCCCTATATTTTTTTAGCAGTACATAGTATATATTAGGCAGGGTGACTACAGTCGtttcaattattatataaagagGTTAAATGAGGGTTCATAGGTATATTTGAAAACTTCATCATGTGGAAgtcattttggttaaaatccATATTAATGGACATTTCAAAAATCACTGACAAAAAATATGTCTAAACTGAAAGAGTTCCGTTTTTAGGAACGTAATGCCATATGCCATCATCCTATACCACTGGATAGTTTTATATTTGGCCAATTCCAGCGTTGTGGACCCGACACTTtgagttatggatgtgataaaaaaatgctcagagaatctTTTTCTTACGAATATATagaaccatctgtttatgttttactaAACTCTTGTTGATAGTCTAAAAATCAGGCATGTGTCAGTCTATGAATAaaagttttcattaaaaaaaaggatataaacatgttatgtggatgtgacaaaaaaatggaCACAGTTTTTGGGGGACGTCAAACTTTGAAGGATTTCTTTGAACAATCCttaagcaataatacccaatgaatggagaagggatgcctctttaaagaacatcaaatagttacttaatttaaaatgtcttgtgtcCGTTTATTAGGAATATCTAGcgatatggatgtgacaatcctgaaaatggcacttacccaACTATCAAAAATCATGTACTAAAACTTAAACCAATGCTTTTAAAACTTGGggagacctcacatgggtatttcaATCATCAAATATTGATATCTTTGCTGTTGGCATAATAAAAACCGTtggtaaactaaaaaaaatgtaatggtaaGATTGAAATTTTTACGGAATGGCCCATATtcttaagtttatatttttatggtttattaaCGTGACAATTTAGCCGGCAGATTtgtaaaattttcatttataattttacttttactttgaaattttcaAACAGATACCCGCAGCTCGGGtggcaaaataaataagtaaataacgtTACAATAACTAATTGTAGTTTGGGCGGATGAGAAatcattcatgttcatttaaaagcagCATTCGTTCACGTCACTGAATCTGCTGCTGaaaaatgttccaaatatgattgTATGCACTCTACTTTAACACTGAATTTTCCTACAAAGCATAAATATTTGACTGAaacttgtttaatattttttgcccGAACTTTAACTTTGAAATTGTTTAACTATTGTTCCGCCCCTTAATTCAACACCTCGTACTTTAAACTCCTTTATATGGGATCGTGGTGGGAAAACAAGAAGGAACATTGGGCTTTGCGAATCACCCATCGTGTGTTGGTAAACGGCGTGTGCTACAATCTTGCTTTGCCGATTGCAAAACGTGATCGGGAAACAGTTTGCCAGAATATTCTGTGCGAATCCTCGTCGCGATATCGATctagaacaaaaacaatagaTTCTTGTGAGGCCATTCATAAAGCCCGCGAAAATCCGCGCGGCGAAAAAGCGAAGGTTTTGTTTTCGTCAGTGCGACGAATCTGTCCCCATTCGCAAAGCTTAGAAACATACCGTCCAATAAGAATCGAGCATTTTACGTCACGCGCCTAGAGCCACTGAGGGCACGCGTGGGCGCTAAAGCTGTGGTGAGTGACAGAATGGATGTCGTTGTTTCTGTCAGAACAGACAGAAGTCAAAGCGACTACAAAAACCGGACAGAATAGAAGTTCTGTGGCATAATTTGATGTGGCattcaaatataaaagtataaataaactaatttgtatataaaatCTTTCATATGAATACAATTTACATGTTATGTTGTCGTATAGGACATTACAAAtataacacacacgcacattgtGTGTCGCAGTCTCGCGGTTTTCACATGTGAAGCCGCTAACTTTAGATTTCTGAGTGATTTCTTCTGAAGCGTCTTCTGTGTGGAGTTGTGCGGGCTGTGTGTCAGTGATCGTGGTCCGCGGGTGCTCCGTGtgaactaaaaataaagttctattgaattaaatatatcataCTCTTATCACAGCACTGCTGTTTAAGGAACATTATTTAACAGATCTGAATGCAAACACTGTTCCAACACCTCgctgtctgtaaaataaaacaaatagtacaaagaaaaagacaaaaaacaaaaaacatgatttactaGATAAACGTTGACCTCATATACTAATGACGCTTTGGTTGGAATTTATGACCAGCAGAGGGAGATcattgacaaacacacaaaatgtgtgtatttactgtaaaaatccctctctaactctctctcactcactcactctctctctctctctctctctctctctcactctctctctctctcactctctctctctctctctctctttctctctctctctctctctctctctctctctctcactcactcactctctctctctctctctctatctcactctctctctatctcactctctctctagattcaagattcaaaggagctttattggcatgataaacactgtctgcgtcgagctcgcagcattctcaaggactcctctaaccccgctcatagactatttattctcctgccttccggtaggcgcttcaggtgcctccggacaagaaccagcagactaggaaacagcttttttcccagatctgtttcattattgaactctgctccccactgattccactaccctcataactttaactttaatgctgctattacaatgtttacattgcactacagggctgccatgcatgacagaactgtacacaccagtacttcatgtatctgctctaccggactgtttacacacactcagcatcatttgcactctatactgctcacttgcacaccaggaatattacactgaatgctcatttgcactaatggactactctcataactgcattaactcatctactgcactgtaactgtcataactgcattaactcatctacttcactgtaaccttaataactgcattaactcatctactgcactgtaactttcataactgcactgtaactcatctattgcattactgcatctattgcataacaaactgcatctactcatctactgcactgtaacttcaataactgcactaactcatctactgcactgtaacttcaataactgcactaactcatctactgcactgtaacttcaataactgcactaactcatctactgcactgtaactttaataatggcattaactcatctactgcactgtaactttcataactgcactgtaactcatctattgcattactgcatctattgcataactaactgcatctactcatctactgcactgtaacttcaataactgcactaactcatctactgcactgtagcttcaataactgcactaactcatctactgcactgtaacttcaataactgcattaactcatctactgcactataacttcaataactgcattaactcatgtactgcactgtacctttattaaccgcattaactcatctactgcactgtaactttaatagctaatgtctgtaactaatgcacactcaagtcacttgcactattgtatagtctatattgttatctgttcataaccacctgtacattaatgttcacagtatatagccttctgtttatattgttcatagtacataccgactgtcatattttcatagtacatgcccatcgtaaattattttcctaatattgtattctgtatttattcacactgtatatctgcacttgctaattgcacttctggttagacctaaactacatttcattacactgtacttgtatatgtgtaatgacaataaagttgaatctaatctaataaaataaaatgtacattgccaaagcacaagattaaatataaacatgcagaaatacagattaagataaaaaataaaatagaataaaattaaaagtctataagtaaaaatctatatataaacatctcaatataaacagaaaaagagttttaattaaagttctcaatgagggtgatagtgtcagtttgtgtgtgttgtcctgtcagtgttgtgttgtgttgtgctggttgttctttggtcgtggcaggacttgacatatcttgcagtaggtttgagcttcttgacttttctcttttaattctttaatttctttttgcTGTTTGCTCAGTTCGAATTTACAATTACACTGAATCTTTTGAAGCATTTCCTCCCCTGTCACTTGCACTGAGCATTTAAACCGCTTGACGCTCGTGAACCGCTTCTCATTGGTCCGTCTCATAACCTGCGGCGCGCTTCAGCGGACACGCCCTTGCGCAGCAGGAGCGTCTCACAGGTGAGTGCGCGCACACGAGCCGGCGGGGCAAGAACTCGCACGAGAGCGCGGTGCGGTCGGACACGAACCAAACGGCGGCGTGAGATGATCAGATTGAGATCGGATCCTGATCGAGTTCGGCGGTGAGTGTCACTTTTAGTGTGTGAGGGAAGCGCGAGTGTGTGATTGACGTGTGTAAAGTTGTGTACTTAACGCTAGTTGTGATTGCGGAGATTCGTGTgcagagagagggggagagagtgtgtgtgtgagtgagagagagagagagagagttttcagtagttttgtgagTTCGTGTTTAGACAGTAGTTGTtacagtgtgtgtctgttggtTGTGCAGTTGAACAGTGtggttttaattttgtttgagAAACGTTCACTCGACGCACCCAGTTCAAGCGCTGTTcctggaacacacacacacacacaccttgttGTGGTACGTTGAGAACACATATCTTCTTCACAGATAAGATTCGTGACATTGAACTCGTGAGAACACACACTGGACACACACAGCGgatcagaacaaaaacattctgAGGTGAAATGTTCACGTGATCAGGGTTTTTACTTCTGACCTCAGATTGTTTGTGTAAATCCACTAAACTGACTGAAAAAGAAATTGTGTGAAGTTTCCTTAGATGTGTATTATATTTGTGATGTGAAGTACCTTCCTTAACATGTGTAATGTGCGTCCATAaggaaatgtaaatgtgaaatgatgTGTTTGATTTATACAGGAGTGAAAGGAGctgttattataaatataacatgtAAATCAGTCTACACACATCTGTCTTACTCAGTGTTGGGTGTGACTAGTTACTAAATaaatagttactgtaatttattacttttgaaaaagaaaagtaaaggTTAATGGTAAATttcattacagttacttctAAAGTAATTCAACTAAACagtgtgtgtaatatatgtgtgtgtgcgcagtaGTGGAAcagacatcaaaattcaaagtcgaACCTAAAAATATTCTCACAATTATtaactttggtcagttaataagtactttatgttattttatattatttatttgaatgaattaagagtcgtttcatgtctatcttTGCTTCACTGAActcatcaaggttgatatatgatatataaggtaattagtaataagtaatgaaatactttttggagagagtcatttgtacagtaatctaattacactattgaatatgtcatcaGTAACTATTGATTTGTTACTTTATCAGAGTAACTTACCAACACTGTTCGTGCTTATGTTCCGTCATAAACTCCTTATAAATCTGCGACCGTAACCTTTAAAATACCAGTTTTAACATTATAGTAATGCAAACCATGCTATGTTTTCCATGTTAaggatgtgatgtcacatgtATCATGATactgaaaacacatttgttccAAGTGCGTACTGTACCTAAGCCATGACCcctccccacacacacacacacacacacacacacgcacacacacacacgcacacacacacgcacacagtaACGTCATGGAAGAAAGAGAGTATGCAGTGGGGTGTGTTTTTGCCATGTTTCTTGTTTGTGAGACCAAGTGACTGAGTGTGGCTTCAACTGCACACAGTAACACTTGTGTTCCCTGGAAATtgtgaccttggcattgctttCTTTAAACCGGCTCAccttacagagagagagagagagagagagacagacagacagagagagagagagagagagagagagagacgggctGGGTGTGTCCGCCTGTATAATGACACACTTGAACTCATAACAGAGTTTTGAGGTTTTGCTCAAACTGACACACAAATCTTTTCTGAAGAGTTTTACAAAAGGGTTCGTAGCACAACTTTGTGTAAGCGCACAAACGCTTCGTCCTCTGTGATTTCACAGGAATGTTTCTGTCTTAATGGTTGATGATGAACGTTCCCGTCACTTGGCTTAGTTTGGGATTTTACTGCCTCTAGAAGTCTGAGTGTGTTTTATCACTCTCTGAAGATCTCAAAGTCTGGATTTACCTCACTGACtcttacacacaaacactatgGATACATGTGCTGATGTGTTTGTGGCTAGGCTTGAGCGATGTCTTCATTCTTACACATTACTGAGAGAGCCGTGTTTTTGAAGTCATAAAATAATGGAATGTTGTGCAACAGAAAACCATTATTCCAGAgtgaaagcaaacacacacacacaaaatgtgacAACTGTGAGATGCATAAAGGAATTCACATAAGTTAGCTTTCATCCAATGCAACTTCTTTCATGTCTTATGGACTTTTTGAATGAACTTCATATGTCGTATAGCAAGTGTTAGCATTAACTGTGGTTGTATTTTATGGTTGTATGGAAGCTCAATACCTGCTCAAGATCTCAGTCTTATTATTGTCATGGCGATCCAAGTGTTTAAGTTTGCGTCATGAAACGACACGCCTGCAACGTGCTAGCTCAGGCATTTGTGTACTTGCGTAGAGTGTTTATTGCTGTAGTCTGCTCTCGTTG harbors:
- the akap8l gene encoding A-kinase anchor protein 8-like, which produces MDRGYSSGFSGWSGSGGGGSSRGSSGYDMYGYKDSMSSGGGFGGGGYGGNDRMKRGLSGASLLSSSGSNADAVIAKINQRLDMLTQLEGGMKGSIRGDRFDQYESFDSRSASLAPRDLYRSSNFGYSDSRGDMMTQRGGVGFGVMGGGGGGGFDSAASAFGSAKMRPTRDAFSGSGWGAGQRSQRRGGGAGGRGFSRRQDSSVGGGSGRAGGQGHSPAGRGKLPSLLANRMYPDTGAFQSQDFSARNFGGAPRANRQRGRKRPLNRQQQTRPQREGQKKRKQTLGAADEPESKMGKTDMAGVKAANEATGRKHAQESEKKTAPAESKPADSGESSAPSNQEESSHSKSKGKPTPSPSSKIRKRRGFFERSGVKVSAHRVAFACSVCKFRSFYSEDMATHLESKFHKDHFKFLAGQLSKPTTDFLQEYLNNKYKKTEQRVSQMENHSATICQVFREQDLTRDIGMEHFMKKVEAAHCAACDVFIPMQYPLIQKHLKSHDHNYNRKGMMEQSKRASLSVARSILNHKVIGKKLESYLKGENPFIGNQDDNDPEDSMMEMSESDLTTESLNEVKLEEAERAEEEAERAEEEAERAEEEAERAEEEAERAEEEAERAEEEAERAEEEAERAEEAEPEEGEEGTEEEEGQPATEAVGNGEGHEEEQKMDMREAGEEEGVEVGEEEEGTATELNDIGGEATGDSAAAE